Proteins encoded together in one Balaenoptera ricei isolate mBalRic1 chromosome 2, mBalRic1.hap2, whole genome shotgun sequence window:
- the FZD8 gene encoding frizzled-8: MEWGYLLEVTSLLAALALLQRSSGAAAASAKELACQEITVPLCKGIGYNYTYMPNQFNHDTQDEAGLEVHQFWPLVEIQCSPDLKFFLCSMYTPICLEDYKKPLPPCRSVCERAKAGCAPLMRQYGFAWPDRMRCDRLPEQGNPDTLCMDYNRTDLTTAAPSPPRRPPPPPPPGEQPPSGSGHGRPPGARPPSRGRGGGGDAAAPPARGGGGSGGGGGKARPPGGGAAPCEPGCQCRAPMVSVSSERHPLYNRVKTGQIANCALPCHNPFFSQDERAFTVFWIGLWSVLCFVSTFATVSTFLIDMERFKYPERPIIFLSACYLFVSVGYLVRLVAGHEKVACSGGAGAAGGAGGAGGAAAGAGAAGAGAGGPGGRGEYEELGAVEQHVRYETTGPALCTVVFLLVYFFGMASSIWWVILSLTWFLAAGMKWGNEAIAGYSQYFHLAAWLVPSVKSIAVLALSSVDGDPVAGICYVGNQSLDNLRGFVLAPLVIYLFIGTMFLLAGFVSLFRIRSVIKQQGGPTKTHKLEKLMIRLGLFTVLYTVPAAVVVACLFYEQHNRPRWEATHNCPCLRDLQPDQARRPDYAVFMLKYFMCLVVGITSGVWVWSGKTLESWRALCTRCCWASKGAGAAGAGAAGGGPGGGGPGAGGGGGPGGGAGSLYSDVSTGLTWRSGTASSVSYPKQMPLSQV, encoded by the coding sequence ATGGAGTGGGGTTACCTGTTGGAAGTGACCTCGTTGCTGGCCGCCCTGGCGCTACTGCAGCGCTCCAGCGGCGCTGCGGCCGCCTCGGCCAAGGAGCTGGCGTGCCAGGAGATCACCGTGCCGCTATGCAAGGGCATCGGCTACAACTACACCTATATGCCCAACCAGTTCAACCACGACACGCAGGACGAGGCGGGCCTGGAGGTGCACCAATTTTGGCCGCTGGTGGAGATCCAGTGCTCGCCCGACCTCAAGTTCTTCCTGTGCAGCATGTACACGCCCATCTGCCTGGAGGACTACAAGAAGCCCCTGCCTCCCTGCCGCTCGGTATGCGAGCGCGCCAAGGCCGGCTGCGCGCCCCTCATGCGCCAGTACGGCTTCGCCTGGCCCGACCGCATGCGCTGCGACAGGCTGCCCGAGCAGGGCAACCCTGACACGCTGTGCATGGACTACAACCGCACCGACCTCACCACGGCCGCGCCCAGCCCGCCGcggcgcccgccgccgccgccgccgcccggcgaGCAGCCGCCCTCCGGCAGCGGCCACGGCCGCCCGCCCGGGGCCCGGCCCCCGTCCCGCGGCAGGGGCGGCGGCGGGGACGCGGCTGCGCCCCccgcgcgcggcggcggcggcagtggCGGCGGAGGCGGGAAGGCGCGGCCCCCTGGCGGCGGCGCGGCGCCCTGCGAGCCGGGCTGCCAGTGCCGCGCGCCCATGGTGAGCGTGTCCAGCGAGCGGCACCCTCTCTATAATCGCGTCAAGACGGGCCAGATCGCCAACTGCGCGCTGCCCTGCCACAACCCGTTCTTCAGCCAGGACGAGCGCGCCTTCACCGTCTTCTGGATAGGTCTGTGGTCGGTGCTCTGCTTCGTGTCCACCTTCGCTACCGTCTCCACCTTCCTCATTGACATGGAGCGCTTCAAGTACCCCGAGCGGCCCATCATTTTCCTCTCGGCCTGCTACCTCTTCGTGTCCGTTGGCTACCTGGTGCGCCTGGTGGCGGGCCACGAGAAGGTGGCGTGTAGCGGCGGCGCCGGGGCcgcaggcggggcggggggcgccgggggcgcggcggcgggcgcgggggcggcgggcgcgggcgcgggcggccCGGGCGGGCGCGGCGAGTACGAGGAGCTGGGTGCCGTGGAGCAGCACGTGCGCTACGAGACCACGGGCCCGGCGCTGTGCACCGTGGTCTTTCTGCTCGTCTACTTCTTCGGCATGGCCAGCTCCATCTGGTGGGTGATCCTGTCGCTCACGTGGTTCCTGGCGGCGGGCATGAAATGGGGCAATGAGGCCATCGCCGGCTACTCGCAGTACTTCCACCTGGCCGCGTGGCTCGTGCCCAGCGTCAAGTCTATCGCCGTGCTGGCGCTCAGCTCGGTGGACGGCGACCCGGTGGCGGGCATCTGCTACGTGGGCAACCAGAGCCTGGACAACCTGCGCGGCTTCGTGCTGGCGCCGCTGGTCATCTACCTCTTCATCGGCACCATGTTCCTGCTGGCCGGCTTCGTGTCGCTCTTCCGCATCCGCTCGGTCATCAAGCAGCAGGGCGGCCCCACCAAGACACACAAGCTGGAGAAGCTCATGATCCGCCTGGGCCTCTTCACCGTGCTCTACACCGTGCCCGCCGCCGTCGTAGTCGCCTGTCTTTTCTACGAGCAGCACAACCGCCCGCGCTGGGAGGCCACGCACAACTGCCCGTGCCTGCGGGACCTGCAGCCGGACCAGGCGCGCCGGCCCGACTACGCCGTCTTCATGCTCAAGTACTTCATGTGCCTGGTGGTGGGCATCACGTCGGGCGTGTGGGTCTGGTCCGGCAAGACGCTCGAGTCGTGGCGCGCGCTGTGCACCCGCTGCTGCTGGGCCAGCAAGGGCGCTGGCgcggcgggcgcgggcgcggcggGGGGCGGCCCGGGGGGCGGGGGCCCGGgggccggcgggggcggggggccgggcggcggggcgggcTCCCTGTACAGCGACGTCAGCACCGGCTTGACGTGGCGGTCTGGCACGGCCAGCTCCGTGTCTTATCCAAAGCAGATGCCATTGTCCCAGGTCTga